AATTAACACCTTGCTCTATAAACATTTATTTAATTTAAATATGAGTATAATTAGACTATCAAAGTCTATTTTTGTCAGTCGAAAATACCTTTTTTATTTTAATATAGACTAAAAAACAAAAATAAAACAAATGATACAAATATACCATAACCCCCGTTGCGGAAAATCAAGAAATGCTTTAGCACTAGTAGAAGAAACAAAACAAGAATATGAAGTTATAAAATATCTAGAGCAACCACCTACTTATCCAGACTTAATTTTACTATTAAAAAAGCTTCATTTAAAACCACTAGAATTAGTACGCCAAAAAGAAAAAATTTGGATTGAAAATTACAAAAATAAATCTATGACTGACGAATCAATAATTAATGCCATGGTATCAAACCCAATTCTTATTGAAAGACCCATCCTTATAAAAGGAGATAAAGCAATCATTGGCAGGGACTTAGAGAAAGTTAACCATTTCCTGTAGCGGGAAGCTTTTTTATTTAACAGTTTTTTATGATTTACCCTTTAAACCAAATGCAATTTTTGCAATCAAATTGCGATAATCTAAACTAAAAACTAATGCGTTATCAATTAAAATATTATTTGACCCTCACCTTGTTCTTCACATTTCTACTGAATTTTGCACAACAAAGACCAGCTGGTCCAGCTGGAGCCGAAATGCCTAAAATAAAAATCACAGGAACTGTTATTGAGAAAATA
The Flavobacterium sp. WC2421 genome window above contains:
- the arsC gene encoding arsenate reductase (glutaredoxin) (This arsenate reductase requires both glutathione and glutaredoxin to convert arsenate to arsenite, after which the efflux transporter formed by ArsA and ArsB can extrude the arsenite from the cell, providing resistance.), which produces MIQIYHNPRCGKSRNALALVEETKQEYEVIKYLEQPPTYPDLILLLKKLHLKPLELVRQKEKIWIENYKNKSMTDESIINAMVSNPILIERPILIKGDKAIIGRDLEKVNHFL